A region of Nostoc sp. KVJ3 DNA encodes the following proteins:
- a CDS encoding glycosyltransferase family 4 protein — MEEITIITQYFYPSHAATAQLMTDLAKGLSQKGYKINVFTGTQTNNTTPELSNQVTIYRAFSPITTSTSILSKVISSMFFLLGALKYVIFSLHHTTPLLIASNPPYSGLLGTIFKIIRGGKYHFLLQDIFPESAVMSGIIQQNSFLVVCFSKLIYLSYKYADNIIVLSTSMQYFLENKYPELKPKIKVIENWAVEDIIGCDKQANDFAQQYNLDKVFTVLYSGNLGRLHDIHTIAEAANILKNAPIQFVFIGDGAKTQVLKQAIQSHKLKNILLLPYQPREILHLSLTACDLSLVSLIAGAESIVAPSKLYGMLAAGRGIIAISSANSYIDQLLTNSDCGINTPPNNPQHLADLINELASDSTRVKLMGDKARQIYKSKYTFNRALAEYQKILNDPHRHASHKT; from the coding sequence ATGGAAGAAATTACAATAATCACTCAATATTTCTACCCTAGCCATGCTGCTACTGCCCAACTCATGACCGACTTAGCCAAAGGGCTTTCCCAAAAAGGCTATAAAATAAATGTATTCACAGGTACTCAGACAAACAATACTACACCTGAATTATCAAATCAAGTCACAATCTACCGTGCATTTTCTCCCATCACAACCAGCACTAGTATTTTGAGTAAAGTGATTAGCTCAATGTTTTTTCTTTTAGGTGCTTTGAAATATGTAATATTTTCACTACATCATACAACTCCTCTATTAATTGCTTCTAATCCACCATATTCCGGTCTTTTAGGTACTATTTTTAAAATTATTCGCGGTGGAAAATATCATTTTTTACTCCAAGACATATTTCCAGAATCTGCTGTAATGTCTGGCATTATTCAGCAAAATAGCTTTTTAGTTGTTTGTTTTAGTAAATTAATTTATTTAAGTTATAAATATGCTGATAACATTATAGTCCTCAGCACTTCCATGCAGTATTTTTTGGAAAATAAATATCCTGAGTTAAAACCAAAAATTAAAGTAATTGAGAATTGGGCAGTGGAAGATATTATTGGTTGTGATAAACAAGCAAATGATTTTGCTCAACAGTATAATCTTGATAAGGTTTTCACAGTTTTATACTCAGGCAATTTGGGTAGACTGCATGATATACATACCATTGCTGAAGCGGCTAATATACTGAAAAATGCTCCTATTCAGTTTGTCTTTATTGGTGATGGGGCTAAAACACAAGTTTTAAAGCAAGCAATTCAATCTCATAAACTAAAAAACATACTCTTATTACCTTACCAACCCAGAGAAATACTCCATCTCTCTCTTACCGCTTGTGACCTTTCACTGGTCAGCCTAATAGCAGGGGCAGAATCAATAGTGGCTCCTTCTAAACTCTACGGTATGTTAGCAGCAGGAAGGGGAATTATTGCTATTTCCTCAGCAAACTCATATATTGACCAATTATTAACAAATTCCGATTGTGGTATTAATACCCCTCCTAATAACCCTCAACACCTTGCCGATTTAATCAATGAATTAGCTAGTGATAGCACAAGAGTTAAGTTGATGGGAGATAAAGCACGTCAAATCTACAAAAGCAAATATACTTTCAACCGGGCGCTCGCTGAATACCAAAAGATACTAAACGATCCCCATCGACACGCTTCCCACAAGACATAG
- a CDS encoding Rieske 2Fe-2S domain-containing protein gives MKENYSTNGKIPARIKTRRDFLTYTLGGTVASVAIGYLFPKVSQSREIGLETLCSLYPKNSRCENYLPGSEALDKDGKKIETNALLTTAKPGIPILVKGLPNNSVDYLIIQDGPKIAEYAINPTCTHLGCTVEWDLEKNHFICPCHGSQYDSQGRVVHGPAKRSLPLITIVVKQNQVRLVDHKPAVDPH, from the coding sequence ATGAAAGAAAATTATTCTACTAATGGCAAAATTCCAGCTAGGATAAAAACGCGCCGGGATTTTTTAACTTACACGCTAGGTGGTACAGTCGCATCAGTAGCGATCGGATACCTATTTCCCAAAGTCAGCCAAAGTCGTGAGATCGGCTTAGAAACCCTTTGCTCGCTGTATCCAAAAAATTCGCGCTGTGAAAATTATCTTCCCGGATCTGAGGCACTGGACAAAGACGGCAAAAAAATTGAAACTAATGCACTATTGACAACCGCAAAGCCTGGAATTCCGATTCTTGTAAAAGGCTTGCCAAACAATAGCGTTGATTATCTGATCATTCAAGACGGGCCAAAGATTGCTGAGTACGCTATCAATCCAACTTGTACCCATTTAGGATGTACAGTTGAGTGGGATCTTGAGAAGAATCACTTTATTTGTCCTTGTCATGGATCTCAATACGATTCTCAGGGTCGAGTCGTTCATGGCCCAGCAAAACGTTCTCTACCATTAATCACGATAGTAGTCAAGCAAAACCAAGTTCGTTTAGTCGATCACAAACCTGCTGTAGATCCTCATTAA